Proteins encoded together in one Triticum dicoccoides isolate Atlit2015 ecotype Zavitan chromosome 7B, WEW_v2.0, whole genome shotgun sequence window:
- the LOC119338579 gene encoding ribonuclease Y-like: MLPMGHGCSSPAGMCSAPPLHFSNNSIDWKAAQELLQGLTASQERLFAAKEPSDVVASGFLATLEALNYVTFSLGYAVDVDKKLESAELDNAALREQLEKTKAELVESKREAEADREKAKAELVVWKRAAEEDREKAKAELATVKRSAEEELQKVKAQLESSKAAEQRMLQRLEQRALEGAPHGGRHGACGATETKPPQVVLIDD, encoded by the exons atgctgcccatgggccatggcTGCTCGTCGCCTGCCGGAATGTGTTCGGCACCGCCACTGCACTTCTCCAACAACAGCATCGACTGGAAGGCCGCACAGGAGCTGCTGCAGGGTCTCACGGCGTCCCAAGAGCGCTTGTTCGCAGCCAAGGAGCCTTCAGATGTCGTTGCATCTGGCTTTCTGGCCACGCTCGAG GCCTTGAATTACGTAACGTTCTCTTTGGGGTATGCTGTGGATGTGGACAAGAAACTGGAGTCGGCGGAGCTTGACAACGCAGCATTGCGGGAACAGCTAGAGAAGACAAAGGCCGAGCTCGTGGAGTCGAAGCGTGAGGCAGAAGCGGACCGGGAGAAGGCAAAGGCCGAGCTCGTGGTGTGGAAACGGGCAGCAGAAGAAGACCGGGAGAAGGCAAAGGCCGAGCTCGCCACGGTCAAACGGTCGGCCGAGGAGGAGCTGCAGAAGGTGAAGGCACAGCTGGAGAGCAGCAAGGCGGCGGAGCAGCGCATGCTACAGCGTCTAGAGCAGCGCGCACTGGAGGGTGCACCGCACGGAGGACGACATGGTGCGTGTGGCGCCACAGAGACCAAGCCGCCCCAGGTCGTGCTGATTGATGATTAG